The stretch of DNA CGCTCTCTTAACCAAAAATCCCACAACTGGCGAGATCTAGTTCTAGAAAGGAGTGGCAGGTCCCAGCTTTGGATTTTATGCCCCGAGTCGATGGAATGCAGCAAATGTCCAGAGCCCGGGTACTGTGGTGAGGTTAGCAACATCTTCGAAGAGTCTGCAGAATCGCATCGATTTGTGTGGTTTCAAAATCTGATCATACAGAACTGGGAAAGAATTGAGAAAATTGCATTTCTCGGTGATTACGGATGCCTCCGCTTCAACTTCCATGCTCTGCTATCACGTAGCGCACCCAAGCTGCAATCAATCTCTTCCTTCCTTACATATGGATAATCATCAAGGCGAAATCTTTTCCAATTATGCCCCTCGACTACACGAGTTCAAGTCAATGTCCAAACATTGCAATCTAAATATCGCTTGGGTGTCGAACTTGCGCTCTCTATCTCTAGGAGGAAATTTCAATAATAAAGAAATATGCGAGGCTCTGAGCCACGTGCCATATCTGAACTCACTTACACTCCAACAACATAAACTTGTTGACGACTATCACCCTCCACTAATAAATTTGCCCTGTCTGCGCACATTAATTCTCGATATCTGCTTAATTTATCTTCGAGACATCATTATCCCCCCTTCGACCACATTGTATCTGTCAGGGATAATGAACAATGGCCAGGAATCTTATGAAAATCACATCGCTTCGAAACTTCACAGTCGGTTTGCCATAATACCACCAAAGTCaatttttctgtttctcgCTATCTCAAAGTTAAGACTTCGAGATGGCATGGCGAGGTTCCTTCGTCCGGATCCATCCACACAGTCTTTTTGTCTCCTAACCAGATCATTCCAATCACGGGGCACTGAGGTACATATAGTAAACTGGATAAATGCTCTGTCGTCTCCATATTGCTCGACTGTCACTGTCCTGGAACTCTCCATGCACTATATCAACTATTGGTCTATGTCTCAAAAAATATGCCACACATTCAATCGATTGCTTTCACATTTCTCTTCAGTAAACACTCTGAAAATGCGGGAGCAAGATATCTTCATCCTAATAAAATGCATAGACGCTGCAAATAAATCCGGCTCGGAGGCACCATTATTTCCAATGCTGCGTGATCTTACGGTATCAACACTGGATTCCCGCAGACCAAATGGGTGCAACTGTGTATATCATCCCGGACCTGCTTCGGGTTCTATCGAACAATTTCTCAAGTTGAGAAATAATCAAGGCATACCTAATATTCAGATCCTATCCTTGGACCGCACCTATCCTGGCAGCCTAGACCCATCTGATCGTGGTATGCGAAGTCTGGATCCTGCTCTGGATGAACTTGCGGGAATGAAAGTTGTTTGGAAGTTTGAGGACTGTATAGTGGAATATGAATGTGGAAGTGGATTTGAGTGAGATGCCTAAATCTGCCCACCCAATGCTTATACACTACTCCCTGATTGACATTTAGCAGGCATGTAGGCGCTGTACTCAATTATATTTGTCAAATTTGTAATGCCAGTCAAGTTGTCCTTCTAGTCTATATTGTACGGATAATTCTATTTTACTTTTCAATATCACCCTTCATACCATTAGGATTTTTTTGCTCTAGCAGAGTTTTGTCCTCCCCATGCAATTTCCCAAGGAGTTTGCTCCGTGCCAATATTCTTGGCCCAAAGAAGTACAAAACCTACGCAGTACGATCAACACAACGTCATGCTATGACGATCTATAGATAGCGTCTGGGAACTTACAATTGGAATCGGGCTCATGACTGTGCCTGCCAGTGCAAACATTGTATTAGCCCATCTGTATCCCATAGCCCGAAACATCCTCTCAGCAAATAACGGGAACGCCGTAGCTGTCAGGTTACCTGGCAGAAAATATTAGCATCGAATCTAACTGACTGCCTGGTCTCGGTGAACTTACGACAAAGACTTTGACCTGCTAATGCTGAAGACGCATAGACGCCATAACTGTGACCATTGTGTTAGAAATCGACGGTGACTATTCCGTGCATATCGTTCGAATGCCTACCAGTCTGCGATGTATGTGAATATCGTCATGTATATCGTGGAGACTGCCCATAAGTAAATCTATGTAGAGAAAGTCAGCAATCTCCATGCTTTCAAGAAAAATCTGCATACTGTCAGTGCAACAACGAGGACAGGCCATGGGACTGATGATGTTGCTGACCAGGCGAACATGAACATTGAGATGGGAAACAAGAATCCCGCCACGCAGGCCAAGTGAAGTCGCGCTTGAGCGCCTCGagtggaaacatattttctAAGTCAAGTCGAAGTCAATTGAGGACTGTCCGTTTCTTGTGAGACTTATATCTTACCTATACAGTCGTTCTTGGTATCTGTTAGTCAAGAATCCCAGAAATCCTCCAACACTATGATCAGTCTGTTAGTTATTTGTTTCGTTGGAGGTGAATGACTCACGCCATCGTCATGTACACAGTCCCCACTTGGCCTTGGTTGAAACCGTGTAAGCTTCTGAATACCCCTGGAATGGACCTAGATATTTTAATTTGATTCTATCTCTCGAGAGTTAATGTGACAGTAGTGTACTCAATCATGCAAAAGTATACCCCCCAAGCAATTCCTATCCATATCTAGAGCATCCAAAAAATGTTAATGAATGAAGTGAACGAATTTGGAAATACGAGTCTTGCTTACACTAACGGCAGTAACGATTGGTTCGAAAAGTAACATCGCTACACAACAACGATTAACAAGGGCATTATCATTCTGGGTTTGAATGAAGTACAACACTCACAGATTGGCCGCGTAGAAGACATATATATCCTTTTTGCCAGCCCTATTTTAGCCGTTGACAAGACACTGTAATATCGGTTGTCCCCAGAAGATGCTCTGAGTTTCCGTGCCGTCTTTTCAAGGATTACTGAAGGACGTGTTTCATCTATAGTCAAAATCATCACGACAAAATAAACGCCCGCTATGCTATGAAAACCAAACTAAGCATAAGTGGGGAGGGTAATACGACATTAAACGAGATAACATACATCAGGTGTATCCATTGAATCCATCTCCATTGGAGTCGATGGTTTTGCTCTACCCAGCCACCAAAAACTGCTCCAACGCCGTTTCCTACGAAAGCAAATAAAGTGTACAAGGCCATCGGTAGTCCTATCCTATCCATATATGTCAATAATAGACCCTCTTCAAATGATCTTGATTGACACTCACTCCGCTGGACTCCATAAATCTGCAACCGTGCCTGCAACCATTGTTGACCCGGTAGACCCAAATGCGCCCTGTAAAAATCTAGCTATAATGACTGTTTGAACGTTATGCGACCTTGAAATCTACCCATTAAATCCCTCTCTACCTACGACCATGATTAGAACTTTTGGAGACGTACAAGGCTACCATAACATGCATCATCAAAAATCCCAAGAAGGAAACATAGTAGAGAGGCAATCTGCCAAAGTCTTCGCTGAGAGAAGATGTGACGAGGGGCACGATGCCGAACCCAAGACAGTACA from Psilocybe cubensis strain MGC-MH-2018 chromosome 7, whole genome shotgun sequence encodes:
- a CDS encoding MFS-type efflux pump MFS2 — its product is MTIDHTATPSGSCTPSSSGLGLNSRLPSSDKDALFAVSFEPLDERNPIYFSYSKKWLITIVTSFFTFLVSTAATSFSMGAPSMMHDLNCTQFQATVGLSLYCLGFGIVPLVTSSLSEDFGRLPLYYVSFLGFLMMHVMVALSHNVQTVIIARFLQGAFGSTGSTMVAGTVADLWSPAEIGLPMALYTLFAFVGNGVGAVFGGWVEQNHRLQWRWIQWIHLIIAGVYFVVMILTIDETRPSVILEKTARKLRASSGDNRYYSVLSTAKIGLAKRIYMSSTRPISMLLFEPIVTAVSIWIGIAWGNQIKISRSIPGVFRSLHGFNQGQVGTVYMTMAVGGFLGFLTNRYQERLYRKYVSTRGAQARLHLACVAGFLFPISMFMFAWSATSSVPWPVLVVALTIYLWAVSTIYMTIFTYIADCYGVYASSALAGQSLCRNLTATAFPLFAERMFRAMGYRWANTMFALAGTVMSPIPIVLYFFGPRILARSKLLGKLHGEDKTLLEQKNPNGMKGDIEK